From a region of the Mytilus galloprovincialis chromosome 3, xbMytGall1.hap1.1, whole genome shotgun sequence genome:
- the LOC143066630 gene encoding carbohydrate sulfotransferase 11-like, with amino-acid sequence MFSRNPYSRIFSFYVDKLFSPNPYYWNSLGVGITKRSREKATCGHDVTFNELVDYIIYTPSTARDFHTIPINDICRPCTIPYDIIGKMENFENDVSNILKEIGAESYPYFSENFRKEYTTDSIYDIAQAFVSFRQNSDKCIDRQTGLKRVWRVLQIRGIISESLQMPFSSNESQTITLSKLLNTILKARDESLNEDLRDQKATFFKEAYLSVPLDTMMKLQKVYKEDFHIFNYESFPKNLFTVKRNTTNEIFIV; translated from the coding sequence ATGTTTAGTAGAAATCCATATTCAAGAATATTTTCGTTCTACGTAGATAAACTATTTTCTCCTAATCCATATTATTGGAATAGTCTTGGAGTTGGAATTACCAAACGAAGCAGAGAAAAGGCAACATGTGgacatgacgtcacatttaacGAGTTAGTTGATTACATAATTTACACTCCATCCACCGCTAGAGATTTCCATACTATACCAATCAACGATATTTGCCGGCCATGTACTATTCCTTATGATATCATTGGCAAGatggaaaattttgaaaatgatgttTCCAATATACTGAAAGAAATAGGTGCGGAATCATATCCATACTTTTCAGAAAATTTTAGGAAAGAATACACAACAGATTCTATTTATGATATTGCACAGGCCTTTGTTTCTTTTCGACAAAATTCAGATAAATGCATAGATCGTCAAACTGGATTAAAACGTGTTTGGCGGGTTTTACAAATAAGAGGAAtcatttcagaatcattacaAATGCCTTTCTCTTCAAACGAATCACAGACTATTACGCTTTCTAAATTACTGAATACTATTTTGAAAGCACGTGATGAATCTTTAAATGAAGATTTGAGGGATCAAAAGGCAACATTTTTCAAAGAGGCTTATTTAAGCGTTCCTTTAGATACAATGATGAAGCTACAAAAAGTGTATAAAGaggattttcatatatttaactaTGAATCGTTCCCTAAAAATTTGTTTACAGTAAAAAGGAACactacaaatgaaatatttattgtttaa